Proteins encoded together in one Chryseobacterium sp. G0201 window:
- the tsf gene encoding translation elongation factor Ts, translating into MSYTPAAADVAKLRNITGAGMMDCKKALVEAEGDFDKAIDILRKKGQKVAANRADRESAEGAVIARVNEDNTLGAIISLNCETDFVAKNEAFIELAYELAEMAIVAATKEELLATDFHGMTVAEKLIEQTGVIGEKIEIGTFERLDGPFVGAYIHAGNKIAAITSLSAKADGAEEAAKAVSMQVAAMNPIALDENAVSQETIDKELEIERHKLTEEGKPANIIENILKGKMQRFYKDNTLVHQDFIKDSSISVADYVKSVNGDLKVTGFVRVSLA; encoded by the coding sequence ATGTCTTATACACCAGCTGCTGCAGACGTAGCAAAATTGAGAAACATTACAGGTGCAGGTATGATGGACTGCAAGAAAGCTTTAGTTGAAGCTGAAGGAGATTTCGACAAAGCGATCGACATCCTTAGAAAAAAAGGACAGAAAGTTGCTGCTAACAGAGCTGACAGAGAGTCTGCTGAAGGTGCAGTTATCGCTAGAGTAAACGAAGATAACACATTAGGTGCTATTATTTCTTTAAACTGTGAAACTGATTTCGTTGCTAAAAACGAAGCGTTCATCGAGCTTGCTTACGAATTGGCTGAAATGGCTATCGTTGCTGCTACTAAAGAAGAGCTTTTAGCTACAGATTTCCACGGAATGACTGTTGCTGAAAAATTAATCGAGCAAACAGGTGTTATCGGTGAAAAAATCGAGATCGGTACTTTCGAAAGATTAGACGGTCCTTTCGTAGGAGCTTACATCCACGCTGGAAACAAAATCGCTGCAATCACTTCTCTTTCTGCAAAAGCAGACGGGGCTGAAGAGGCTGCTAAAGCTGTTTCTATGCAGGTTGCTGCTATGAACCCTATCGCTCTTGACGAAAATGCGGTTTCTCAGGAAACTATCGATAAAGAATTAGAAATCGAAAGACACAAACTTACTGAAGAAGGTAAGCCTGCAAACATCATCGAGAATATCTTGAAAGGTAAAATGCAGAGATTCTACAAAGACAACACTTTAGTACACCAAGATTTCATTAAAGACAGCAGTATTTCTGTTGCTGATTATGTAAAATCTGTAAACGGAGATCTTAAAGTAACAGGATTTGTAAGAGTAAGCTTAGCTTAA
- a CDS encoding acetyl-CoA carboxylase carboxyltransferase subunit alpha, whose amino-acid sequence MEYLSFELPIQELMEQYQTCSLVGEESGVDVKLACSQIEDKIIEKKKEIYSNLTPWQRVQLSRHPDRPYTLDYINGMVDKGSFLELHGDRNFADDPAMIGGLATLDGQKVMIIGTQKGRTTKERQHRRFGMPNPEGYRKALRLMKLAEKFQIPVVTLVDTPGAYPGLEAEERGQGEAIARNIFTMVQLKTPIFTYIIGEGASGGALGIGVGNKVYMLENTWYTVIAPESCSSILWRNWDHKEDAANALNLTPKDALREKFIDGIIEEPLGGAHYDPAATYQNLKTSILQNIKAFSKFTGQELETQRQDKFIAMGQYKG is encoded by the coding sequence ATGGAATATTTAAGTTTCGAACTTCCTATACAAGAATTGATGGAGCAATACCAGACATGTTCTTTGGTAGGAGAAGAAAGTGGTGTTGATGTAAAATTAGCATGCAGCCAGATTGAGGACAAGATCATAGAGAAGAAAAAAGAAATCTATTCTAATCTTACACCTTGGCAGAGAGTACAACTATCCCGTCATCCGGATCGTCCATATACCCTTGATTATATCAACGGAATGGTAGATAAAGGAAGTTTCCTTGAGCTTCACGGAGACAGAAACTTTGCAGATGATCCTGCAATGATCGGTGGTTTAGCGACTCTTGACGGTCAAAAAGTAATGATCATCGGAACTCAAAAAGGAAGAACAACTAAAGAAAGACAACACAGAAGATTTGGAATGCCAAATCCTGAAGGATACAGAAAAGCTTTACGACTAATGAAGCTTGCTGAAAAATTCCAGATTCCTGTGGTTACTTTGGTTGATACTCCGGGAGCTTATCCGGGATTGGAAGCTGAAGAAAGAGGTCAGGGAGAGGCTATTGCAAGAAACATTTTCACAATGGTTCAGCTGAAAACTCCGATATTTACGTATATCATTGGTGAAGGAGCAAGTGGTGGAGCATTAGGAATCGGTGTTGGAAACAAAGTTTACATGTTGGAAAACACTTGGTACACAGTAATTGCACCGGAAAGTTGTTCTTCTATCTTATGGAGAAACTGGGATCACAAAGAAGATGCTGCCAATGCATTGAATCTGACTCCAAAAGATGCCTTAAGAGAAAAGTTTATTGACGGAATCATTGAAGAACCGCTTGGAGGAGCTCATTATGATCCTGCAGCGACTTATCAGAATCTGAAAACTTCAATTTTACAAAACATCAAGGCTTTTTCTAAATTTACAGGACAAGAACTTGAAACCCAAAGACAAGACAAATTTATTGCAATGGGGCAATATAAAGGATAA
- a CDS encoding DUF6759 domain-containing protein, protein MKKIFLLIFLCVFTLGFSQKKKKGKSKAIVEKETLIIYTENDAESTKEARIIAGFLKQNPGHAKTDYFKKKLIELIMADNSPEAKPVIKPLSKEKVEKIVNNNELNNSKTIASNANNKTVATPNKTVNYASAASTNKNAEPSEKNKKTAAMLTHMFNNDPMDKEAYINIKNRSKCNLIVKISGKKYYNLDVPAKSQNYLLVDKGEYILTTMVCDAKYSSLKRINKDIEIELNLRED, encoded by the coding sequence ATGAAAAAAATATTTCTCCTCATATTTTTATGCGTTTTTACTCTTGGTTTTTCCCAAAAGAAGAAAAAAGGCAAATCTAAGGCTATTGTAGAAAAAGAAACCTTGATCATCTATACAGAAAACGATGCCGAAAGTACAAAAGAAGCCCGAATAATTGCAGGATTTTTAAAGCAAAATCCGGGACATGCCAAAACGGATTATTTCAAAAAGAAATTGATAGAACTCATAATGGCGGATAATTCTCCGGAAGCAAAACCCGTAATAAAACCTCTTAGTAAAGAAAAAGTTGAAAAAATTGTTAATAATAACGAATTAAACAATTCTAAAACAATTGCTTCCAATGCAAATAACAAGACTGTTGCAACACCAAATAAAACGGTAAATTATGCAAGTGCAGCAAGTACAAATAAAAATGCAGAGCCAAGCGAAAAAAATAAGAAAACAGCAGCGATGTTAACGCACATGTTCAATAATGATCCGATGGATAAGGAAGCTTATATTAATATTAAAAACAGATCTAAATGTAATTTAATTGTAAAAATAAGTGGGAAAAAATATTATAATTTGGATGTGCCTGCTAAAAGCCAGAATTATCTTTTAGTGGATAAAGGAGAATATATTTTAACAACCATGGTTTGTGACGCAAAATATTCTTCACTGAAAAGAATTAATAAAGATATTGAGATCGAATTGAATCTTAGGGAAGATTGA
- a CDS encoding gliding motility-associated C-terminal domain-containing protein, with protein MKRFLLSLVLVFFTINTLFAQRDTEHWFAPMMNRTGLSGGANGQSIYFSTDSVTPFPVEIYNNNVVIGTVTISKGDPKIFVIPVTPSTSVSAIVTTSQTDLFTPITKGIYTKGTKPYYANLRFSVTSHGEILTSKGKAGIGKKFYAAAAPITDLGGGSIYNFMAGILATEDNTVVTVSGYSTSVTFSNGTTGLTNPTMTFSLNKGQSYIIEGRGNLAGNQTGFIGAKIESTKPISLTNGNFNGQFSLGSVGGSSDIIMDQSVPVDRLGNEFVLVKGNGNIDIKVEDALIIATEDNTEIYVNNSTTPVATINEGGYYRVNAISNTNYIDQGNGHFNMYIRTSKNVYVYQLLAGLATSIATLGYNYIPPLNCFLPRKIDEIAFINDLNGSANDIKLNILTETGAVVTVNGGSPTAAQGPYPVLGTTSWVSYSIPGLSGNVTVTSTKAVTAGIAGGSGAVGYGGYFAGFSSIPVIAKKSGECAPGIILEVDDGFETYQWFREGILIPGATSSTYAPTQSGNYTVKVTMGTCPPVTTPIYKVYSCVKNTTVNVNACATKIITPTFSGSTQTPVPSTVTITTQPTHGTAVVNPATGIITYNPTAGYTGADVIVYKFCGNGTEFIDCEIVTVNLTVVPFIVKDAKLEACQYEDKAFFDLTKANVIDILTVTKKYYPTLADLNANTNQIMDPTNYGSAGGFVYVKITSNEGCTANAKIELIAKPIKKSPILVDKYICIDSRTNLEAGPGYDSYLWSTGATTSGIQGVGVGEYTVVLGKNGCFVTQVVRVNKTVDPVIKEIEITNNTATVNVIGGTPPYKYSVDGTSNWQDSNVFTDLSRGQHTFYVKDSNNCTPISVEITVPNLLNAITPNGDNKNDYIDYSELAYKGNLSFVIYDRYGNKIFTGDKFNNYRWDGKHFDKKILTGTYWFHINWNEPNKEKTPIKYTGWILVKNRE; from the coding sequence ATGAAAAGATTTCTACTTAGTCTAGTATTAGTTTTTTTTACAATTAATACGCTCTTTGCACAAAGAGATACAGAACATTGGTTTGCCCCAATGATGAATCGAACCGGTCTATCTGGAGGAGCCAATGGTCAGTCTATATATTTTTCTACTGATTCTGTAACACCATTTCCGGTAGAAATTTATAACAATAATGTTGTTATTGGTACCGTTACAATCAGTAAAGGAGATCCAAAGATTTTTGTGATCCCTGTGACTCCTTCTACATCTGTATCAGCTATTGTAACAACATCACAAACAGACCTTTTTACGCCTATTACAAAAGGAATTTATACAAAAGGAACAAAACCATACTATGCGAATCTTAGATTCTCAGTTACGAGTCACGGTGAGATTTTAACCTCTAAAGGAAAAGCCGGTATTGGTAAGAAATTTTATGCAGCTGCAGCTCCAATTACTGATTTAGGTGGTGGCTCTATCTACAACTTTATGGCAGGTATATTGGCAACTGAAGACAATACTGTTGTTACGGTTTCAGGATATTCAACTTCTGTTACATTTTCCAACGGGACAACTGGTCTTACCAATCCTACCATGACTTTCTCATTAAACAAAGGACAATCTTATATTATTGAAGGAAGAGGAAATCTGGCAGGTAACCAAACAGGATTCATTGGTGCAAAAATAGAATCAACCAAACCAATTTCTTTAACAAACGGTAACTTTAACGGGCAGTTTTCTTTAGGTTCTGTTGGAGGAAGTTCAGATATTATTATGGATCAGTCTGTACCGGTAGACAGATTAGGAAATGAATTCGTTCTAGTAAAAGGAAACGGAAATATTGATATCAAAGTAGAAGACGCATTAATTATTGCGACAGAAGATAATACCGAAATCTATGTTAATAACAGTACAACTCCTGTAGCTACTATTAATGAAGGAGGATATTACAGAGTTAATGCTATATCAAATACAAATTATATTGATCAGGGTAACGGGCATTTCAATATGTACATTAGAACAAGTAAAAATGTATACGTTTACCAACTTCTGGCAGGTCTTGCAACGAGTATTGCAACATTAGGATATAACTATATTCCACCATTGAATTGCTTTTTACCTAGAAAAATTGATGAAATTGCATTTATTAATGACCTTAACGGAAGTGCAAATGATATTAAACTTAATATCTTAACAGAAACCGGAGCCGTTGTTACAGTAAACGGAGGATCTCCAACAGCTGCACAAGGACCTTATCCTGTTTTGGGAACAACTTCTTGGGTATCCTACTCTATTCCCGGATTATCAGGAAACGTAACAGTAACATCTACCAAAGCCGTTACCGCAGGTATCGCCGGAGGAAGTGGAGCCGTAGGTTATGGTGGATATTTTGCAGGATTCTCTTCAATCCCTGTTATTGCAAAAAAATCAGGAGAATGTGCTCCAGGTATTATTTTGGAAGTTGATGATGGTTTTGAAACTTACCAATGGTTCAGAGAAGGAATTCTTATTCCAGGAGCAACATCCAGTACTTATGCCCCTACTCAATCAGGAAATTATACGGTAAAAGTAACAATGGGAACATGTCCTCCTGTTACGACACCAATATATAAAGTATATTCTTGTGTTAAAAATACAACTGTAAATGTAAATGCCTGTGCTACAAAAATTATAACTCCAACATTTTCAGGTTCAACACAAACTCCAGTTCCGAGCACTGTGACAATTACAACACAGCCTACTCATGGAACAGCTGTTGTAAATCCTGCAACGGGTATAATTACTTATAATCCTACAGCTGGATATACAGGAGCAGACGTTATCGTTTATAAATTCTGCGGTAATGGTACTGAATTTATAGATTGTGAAATTGTAACTGTGAACTTAACCGTAGTTCCGTTTATTGTAAAAGATGCTAAACTAGAAGCATGTCAATATGAAGACAAAGCGTTTTTTGATCTTACAAAAGCAAATGTTATTGATATATTAACAGTAACTAAAAAATACTATCCTACATTGGCAGATCTTAACGCCAATACAAACCAAATCATGGATCCTACGAACTATGGTTCTGCAGGAGGATTTGTATATGTAAAAATAACAAGTAATGAAGGTTGTACAGCAAATGCAAAAATTGAATTAATTGCAAAACCTATCAAAAAATCTCCAATTCTTGTTGACAAATATATCTGTATTGATTCAAGAACAAATCTGGAGGCAGGTCCTGGATATGATTCTTACCTATGGAGCACAGGTGCAACTACATCAGGTATCCAAGGAGTTGGTGTTGGAGAATACACAGTAGTTCTTGGAAAGAACGGATGTTTCGTTACACAGGTAGTAAGAGTTAATAAAACCGTAGATCCTGTTATTAAAGAAATCGAAATCACAAACAATACAGCAACAGTAAATGTCATCGGAGGAACTCCACCGTACAAATATTCTGTAGACGGAACTTCTAACTGGCAGGATTCTAATGTATTCACAGATCTTTCAAGAGGTCAGCATACATTCTATGTAAAAGATTCTAATAACTGTACACCTATTTCTGTTGAAATTACTGTACCTAACTTATTAAATGCTATTACGCCAAACGGAGATAACAAAAATGATTATATTGATTATAGCGAATTAGCTTACAAAGGAAATCTAAGCTTTGTTATCTATGACAGATACGGCAATAAGATATTCACAGGTGATAAGTTTAATAACTACCGATGGGATGGTAAGCATTTCGACAAGAAAATCTTAACCGGAACATACTGGTTCCACATCAACTGGAATGAACCAAATAAAGAAAAGACTCCAATAAAATACACAGGTTGGATTCTTGTAAAAAATAGAGAATAA